One genomic window of Nitrospirota bacterium includes the following:
- a CDS encoding CBS domain-containing protein, whose protein sequence is MATAKDIMTREVITVTTDVTIEGLARIFTRHDISGAAVVDKEGQLIGIVTENDLIKMEQKLHIPTVINIFDAVIYLGSSKKFEEDIKRMAATKVEDIFRRDVVTITESSTIEEIATIMSEKNIHHLPVVKKGKLVGIVGKKDIVKAIAKR, encoded by the coding sequence ATGGCAACAGCCAAAGATATCATGACCAGAGAGGTCATCACAGTCACAACTGATGTAACAATTGAAGGTCTTGCCAGGATCTTTACAAGGCATGACATCAGCGGTGCGGCAGTGGTAGATAAAGAGGGCCAGCTTATAGGCATTGTTACAGAAAATGACCTTATAAAAATGGAGCAAAAGCTCCATATCCCCACAGTAATCAACATCTTTGACGCAGTAATATATCTCGGCAGCTCAAAGAAATTCGAGGAAGACATCAAGAGGATGGCGGCAACAAAGGTAGAGGATATCTTCAGAAGAGATGTAGTTACGATAACAGAAAGCTCAACTATTGAAGAAATAGCAACCATCATGAGCGAAAAAAATATTCACCACCTCCCGGTGGTCAAGAAGGGAAAGCTTGTCGGGATAGTGGGAAAGAAGGATATTGTTAAGGCAATCGCAAAACGTTAA
- the tsaE gene encoding tRNA (adenosine(37)-N6)-threonylcarbamoyltransferase complex ATPase subunit type 1 TsaE translates to MLLRQSQNVKETIAIGERLGRLLSPGDVICLTGELGAGKTCFVKGIAEGLGIKGKAITSPTFIIINEYKGKVPLWHIDLYRIGVVEDLRDIGMEEIVYGNGVTAIEWAERIKDRLPEERMDITLKWVDEETRSIKIEAFGQHHKEVLKKLSKVTEI, encoded by the coding sequence ATATTGTTAAGGCAATCGCAAAACGTTAAAGAAACGATAGCCATTGGGGAGAGATTGGGCAGGCTCCTGTCACCAGGCGATGTGATATGCCTGACAGGCGAACTTGGGGCAGGCAAGACCTGTTTTGTGAAAGGCATTGCAGAGGGACTTGGGATAAAAGGAAAGGCCATTACAAGCCCTACCTTCATTATCATTAATGAATATAAAGGAAAGGTCCCTCTCTGGCACATTGACCTCTACAGAATAGGAGTCGTCGAGGATTTAAGAGACATCGGGATGGAAGAAATCGTGTATGGCAATGGGGTAACGGCGATTGAATGGGCAGAAAGGATAAAGGACAGACTGCCGGAGGAGAGGATGGATATAACGTTGAAGTGGGTGGATGAGGAGACACGCTCTATAAAAATAGAGGCGTTTGGACAGCACCATAAAGAGGTATTGAAGAAATTGTCAAAGGTTACGGAAATATAA
- a CDS encoding uracil-DNA glycosylase produces METEIPLSPPFSKGEINAHVSVNLPPLVKGGQGGFERRYSYVKPGHKPEQLQALRDKIGDCKRCKLWSSRTNIVFGTGNPDTSLMFVGEGPGQEEDRQGEPFVGRAGELLTRMITAMGLKRDDVYIANVIKCRPPGNRNPEPDEIAACRPFLNEQIEIIRPDIICALGAFAAHTLLDTATRISDLRGKVHDKGGHKIVATFHPAYLLRNPNEKGRAWQDLQIVMRELGLERNM; encoded by the coding sequence ATGGAGACTGAAATCCCCCTTAGTCCCCCTTTTTCAAAGGGGGAAATTAATGCTCACGTGTCAGTAAATCTTCCCCCTTTAGTAAAGGGGGGACAGGGTGGATTTGAGCGAAGATATTCATATGTAAAACCAGGCCACAAACCTGAGCAGCTTCAGGCACTCCGTGATAAGATCGGAGACTGCAAGCGGTGTAAGCTTTGGAGCAGCCGGACCAACATAGTCTTCGGAACCGGCAACCCTGATACATCCCTGATGTTCGTCGGCGAGGGGCCAGGCCAGGAAGAAGACAGGCAGGGTGAACCATTTGTCGGAAGGGCTGGAGAATTGCTGACAAGGATGATAACGGCCATGGGTCTCAAACGTGATGACGTATATATAGCAAATGTGATAAAATGCAGGCCTCCTGGCAACAGGAATCCGGAACCTGATGAGATTGCTGCCTGCAGGCCATTTCTGAATGAACAGATAGAAATAATCAGGCCTGACATCATATGCGCCCTCGGCGCCTTTGCGGCACATACCCTGCTTGACACTGCAACAAGGATCAGTGATTTGAGGGGGAAGGTTCACGATAAAGGCGGGCATAAGATTGTGGCGACATTCCATCCTGCTTACTTATTGAGAAATCCGAATGAAAAGGGGCGGGCGTGGCAGGACTTGCAGATTGTAATGCGGGAGCTGGGGCTTGAAAGGAACATGTAA
- a CDS encoding HIT domain-containing protein → MKQIWAPWRLTYILEGNREECIFCAKPKEEKDRDNLILFRGRHSFVIMNLYPYGNGHLMVVPYEHARELNGLSEDTLLDLMLLTRKSEGILRNVFQAQGFNIGINLGKAAGAGIDEHLHIHIVPRWAGDTNFMPVLADIKIIPQHIFATYDLLMPFFREQG, encoded by the coding sequence GTGAAGCAGATATGGGCGCCGTGGAGACTTACTTACATACTGGAAGGAAATAGAGAGGAGTGTATCTTCTGCGCAAAGCCAAAGGAAGAAAAAGACAGGGACAACCTTATCCTGTTCAGGGGAAGGCACTCATTTGTTATAATGAATCTCTACCCGTATGGCAATGGACATCTTATGGTAGTTCCCTACGAACATGCACGGGAATTGAACGGGCTGTCAGAAGACACCCTGCTTGACCTGATGCTCCTGACAAGGAAGTCTGAGGGCATCCTCAGAAATGTATTTCAGGCGCAGGGATTTAACATAGGCATAAACCTTGGCAAGGCAGCCGGCGCAGGCATAGATGAACATCTTCATATTCACATAGTGCCGAGATGGGCAGGAGACACCAACTTCATGCCGGTGCTCGCTGACATAAAGATTATACCTCAGCACATTTTTGCGACCTATGACCTGCTTATGCCATTTTTCCGGGAACAAGGCTGA
- a CDS encoding LapA family protein produces MLRLIFALIIVIIFAIMAITNTELVQINYILGSTSPLPLYLVLIISFLASGCLYTLILLPSWIHDKMEIRRLRRRLKDLEETRG; encoded by the coding sequence ATGCTGCGACTTATTTTTGCCCTCATTATTGTAATCATATTTGCCATTATGGCAATAACCAACACAGAGTTGGTTCAGATCAACTACATCCTCGGCTCAACTTCTCCCCTGCCCCTCTATCTCGTGCTTATAATAAGTTTTCTTGCCAGCGGATGCCTGTACACTTTGATCCTGCTGCCATCATGGATCCACGACAAGATGGAAATCAGGCGCCTCAGGCGTAGACTGAAAGATCTCGAAGAAACAAGAGGCTGA